Proteins from a genomic interval of Oryctolagus cuniculus chromosome 8, mOryCun1.1, whole genome shotgun sequence:
- the LOC127483273 gene encoding uncharacterized protein, whose protein sequence is MDEFGFNHTHPSPCIFLLPFVLSDFVNVSHSNSSCQNNSGNVAFFSSNSIPLHCLHCTSNKPLPIVDPIQHCKSPVNPVRPAFSSCLSSTVHAQLGHGFFLTCHALFRGWTALNNSVITRFTTTNVTCSNPHSNNTHIQLLSNSIQAWSNQNMFETDEDGSVWDPFAMCNAAGACTDITPLLFLKGFHWANGTFCGSYYQPANLTLKYYNTSRKAEGRVNSPVCLSMPFLWYVCQDINGTCFSGNLTNYWDGNHTTVVVHIPTWVPVRVLVREQDFAVALRNQRDFSATAIVVAVIAALSAGAAAIGMAVSQASTLSTLDNITKDTAAALEHQQERDLHLYTGLQMLNQHVDVMQEELDLLGALAGMPCLLQSVSTCVTPFKAAEFSHLANDSKALGKMINTTWNSNFTLLLDEL, encoded by the coding sequence ATGGATGAGTTCGGGTTTAATCACACCCACCCTTCACCATGCATTTTTTTACTCCCTTTTGTTCTCAGCGATTTTGTGAATGTTTCCCACTCCAACTCTTCATGTCAGAATAATTCCGGCAACGTGGCCTTTTTCTCCTCTAATAGCATTCCACTGCATTGTCTCCACTGCACTTCTAACAAGCCTTTACCTATTGTAGACCCCATCCAGCATTGTAAATCCCCAGTCAACCCTGTACGCCCCGCTTTCTCATCTTGCTTATCTAGCACGGTTCATGCACAGTTAGGTCATGGATTCTTTCTCACTTGCCACGCATTATTCAGGGGCTGGACAGCCCTCAATAATTCAGTCATTACCCGCTTTACTACTACAAATGTGACCTGTTCCAACCCTCATTCCAATAACACCCACATACAGCTGCTCAGTAACAGCATACAGGCTTGGTCCAACCAAAATATGTTTGAAACCGATGAGGATGGTAGTGTGTGGGACCCATTTGCTATGTGTAATGCTGCTGGAGCTTGCACAGATATCACACCCTTACTTTTCCTTAAAGGATTCCATTGGGCTAACGGTACCTTCTGCGGCTCGTACTACCAACCTGCAAACCTAACGTTAAAGTACTATAACACATCCCGTAAAGCTGAAGGCAGGGTCAATTCTCCTGTGTGTCTGAGCATGCCTTTTCTTTGGTATGTTTGTCAAGACATTAATGGGACTTGTTTTTCAGGAAATCTGACTAACTACTGGGATGGGAACCACACAACTGTCGTGGTTCACATTCCAACTTGGGTCCCAGTTCGGGTACTGGTACGCGAACAGGACTTTGCAGTCGCCCTCCGCAACCAGAGAGACTTCAGTGCCACTGCCATCGTTGTAGCCGTTATTGCAGCCTTGTCAGCCGGCGCGGCGGCCATCGGTATGGCGGTCTCTCAGGCTTCCACCCTATCCACACTGGATAACATTACTAAGGACACGGCCGCAGCGCTGGAACATCAACAAGAAAGGGACCTACACCTCTATACCGGCCTCCAAATGCTAAATCAGCATGTAGATGTTATGCAGGAAGAGCTGGACTTATTGGGGGCTCTTGCGGGTATGCCATGCTTACTTCAATCCGTGTCCACTTGTGTTACTCCGTTTAAAGCAGCAGAATTTTCTCATTTAGCCAATGACTCTAAAGCTTTAGGAAAAATGATAAATACTACTTGGAATAGCAATTTCACTCTGCTGTTAGATGAGCTGTGA